From the Thermodesulfovibrio thiophilus DSM 17215 genome, the window AGCAACAATATCATATTTTTCAGCGAATCTTCTCTGAACAGGCAACAAAAAGTCTCTTACAACTTTTTTAGCAGAAAGCACTGAAGTAATATAACCAATTTCAGGTGCTCTTATCTCAGTAGAAATATCTTTTCTTGAGAGAAACACTCTACCATCTTCATATTCAATATTGATTTGTTTTAGTTGTTCTTCTATCTCTTGATCTGTTATGGCTGAAACATTACAGTTGCTATACTTTTTAAAAAAATAGTATCCAATAGCCCTGTATAGAGCTCCTGTATCAAGATAAAGAAATCCAAGAGTTTTTGCAACTTCTCGAGCTATTGTGCTTTTTCCTGCACCAGATGGTCCATCAATGGCTATAACTTTCTTCATTTCTGAAGCATCTCAAGTAGCTCATAAAATTGAGGAAATGATATATCAACGCATTGAGCTTCTTTAATGAGAGTCGGCCTTTCAGCAATTAATCCAGCAATGGTTAAAGCCATTGCGATTCTGTGGTCTTTATAGGAGTAAACTTCAGCGCCTCTGAGTTTACATGGTCCATTTATTATAACTCCATCCTCAAACTCTTCTATTGGAGTTCCCATTTTCTTTAATTCTGTTACCATAGCTTTTATTCTGTCAGATTCTTTTACCCTTAGCTCCTTGGCATCCTTTATAATGGTTTTGCCATCTGTCTGAGTTGCCATAACACACAAAACTGGAAATTCATCAATGAGTCTTGGAATTAAACTGCCCTGGACTGTAACGGCTTTCAATTTATTTGAGGTTTTACATACAATATCTCCAACAGGTTCGCCTCCTTGTTGTTTCACATTTAAAATTTCTATATTTGCACCCATCTGCATCAGAACATCAAGAAAGCCTGTTCTTGTTGGATTAAGTCCCACATTTTTGATTAATATTTCAGACCCTGGAACCAAACAGGCTCCAGCAATAAAAAAAGCAGCTGATGAAAAATCATTTGGTATTGTCATATCAATTGAGCTTAACTCATCCTGTGGTGGTTTAATTTTTATTGAATAAGCCTCGTTATTATGTTCCTTAGAGGCTTTTTTTGTAATCGCATTCAGCTGTATTTCTGCTCCCATATTTTTGAGCATTCTCTCTGTATGGTCTCTGCTTTTGTGAGGTTCTATAACCTCGGTTTCACCATTTGCATAAATTCCAGCAAGTAAAATAGCACTTTTTACTTGAGCACTTGCCACAGGCATAATATATTTTATTCCTTTAAGATAGTTTCCTTTTACTACAAGAGGAGGAAATCTATCGTTCAGTCTTCCAAAAATATTTGATCCCATAAGTCTTAATGGTTCAATAACTCGTCTCATGGGCCTCTGCCTTAAAGAGTCATCTCCGGTAAGTACTGTTAAAAATGGCTGTCCTGCAACTATTCCACTCAAAAGCCTTATTGTGGTCCCGGAATTACCACAGTCAATAACATTATCCGGCTCTTTTAAAGATTGCAGTCCCTTTCCATTAATGATGATTTCCTTTGAATCCATTATTTCTATCTCAACTCCGAGAGATTTCATTGCATTAAGGCTGTTAATTGGATCCTGTGCCCAGAGAAAGTTTTTTATTCTCGATTGCCCTTTTGCTAAAGATGCAAACATCACTGATCTGTGAGAGATAGATTTGTCAGCAGGAGGTGTTATCTCACCTCTGAGATGTCTGATTTTCTTAATCATTCTTTCCATAGATT encodes:
- the cmk gene encoding (d)CMP kinase, which gives rise to MKKVIAIDGPSGAGKSTIAREVAKTLGFLYLDTGALYRAIGYYFFKKYSNCNVSAITDQEIEEQLKQINIEYEDGRVFLSRKDISTEIRAPEIGYITSVLSAKKVVRDFLLPVQRRFAEKYDIVAEGRDMTTVVFPDAWKKFYLDASAKIRAIRRFEQLKISNINTTFEEALQDVMNRDIRDSSRENAPLTRTKDAFYIDTSNRSKEEVISIILKKVAEDD
- the aroA gene encoding 3-phosphoshikimate 1-carboxyvinyltransferase; the encoded protein is MERMIKKIRHLRGEITPPADKSISHRSVMFASLAKGQSRIKNFLWAQDPINSLNAMKSLGVEIEIMDSKEIIINGKGLQSLKEPDNVIDCGNSGTTIRLLSGIVAGQPFLTVLTGDDSLRQRPMRRVIEPLRLMGSNIFGRLNDRFPPLVVKGNYLKGIKYIMPVASAQVKSAILLAGIYANGETEVIEPHKSRDHTERMLKNMGAEIQLNAITKKASKEHNNEAYSIKIKPPQDELSSIDMTIPNDFSSAAFFIAGACLVPGSEILIKNVGLNPTRTGFLDVLMQMGANIEILNVKQQGGEPVGDIVCKTSNKLKAVTVQGSLIPRLIDEFPVLCVMATQTDGKTIIKDAKELRVKESDRIKAMVTELKKMGTPIEEFEDGVIINGPCKLRGAEVYSYKDHRIAMALTIAGLIAERPTLIKEAQCVDISFPQFYELLEMLQK